From the genome of Verrucomicrobiota bacterium:
TGATATACAAAATCTTCCATCCTATTTGAGTATTCAGGCTGTACAAAAGCTTGATGGGATTAGCGAGCTCAAGGCATATCTAAAGGGCGTGAAGCATCGCCGTCATGGTGTGCGCAACGTATCAGCGACTTTCCGGTATATGGACCTTCTCACAGAAGGTGATGAAACTGATGCTGCGCTGGAGAATTTTTCAAACACACAACTTTTGCACAGATTTTTGGACGCCTAAACCTGATGGTATTTGAGACCACTTTTTTCGATTTTGTTTTGATAAAATCTTTGAACCTCTGGCGAGACGAAAACACGGTGCTGCGGGCTAATTGGCAGGTAGAATGGTGCGTGTGCCGTTGGTGTGGTACTGAACAACTACGTAGTCGCGCTTGGCGACACCGTTCGTGTCGAATCCCTTGAATCCGGTGATACTCTGGAAATTGGTCTTTGCCGTTAGTAAGGCGAAAAGGTGCTGGGTATTAGTGAACATAGAGGGCCAGCACTGGGTTATGAGTTGTAAAGCGTCGTAGGTAAGGGTGGCTGCTGGGGATGGTTCTTCAGCGAAGGTTTTCTGATAGGAAAGGCGGAAACGCGAAAGTTCTTCGCAGTTGGTGGAAATCTGCCATGCCGGGGCAATTGTTATCACAGAGGTGTTATCAAAAGCGGCTACAGAATTAAGACCAAGAGGTACCAACAATACGGTCTTAGATGTGGTCTCTGAGGACAAGTTTTTAATGTAACTATCACCTAGAACAGGGGTATCTAAATAGACACAGTCCACACCCTTCCGTGAGGGATCATGCAGGACTGCTCGAACCTCCTGGATAACATCAAATGGATGTGATGTGAATTGAGCCGTGGCGGCGCCGCCCAGTTGTTTGATAGAGGAGGCAAACTGAACAGCCGAGTCGGTGGAATAATATGCTATGCAAAGGGCGTTGGTACGGTTGAGTACGGTTCTCGCGAACTGGGCGAAAAGGCTAGATTGGGTATCGGTTCGGGAATTGAAGCGAAGCAGGTTGGTGTGGTAAAGGAGATTTGTTGGCGCTATTGACAGCACATCGAGGACCGGGAGTTGAGATGCTTGGGCGAAAATTGACGATCCGACGGTCGCACCTCCGGCTGTAAAGGCGATTTTAACGTTGGGTTGCGGTTTGATTTGAGAAGCTAGTTTGGCGAACTCTTTGGGATTACCTTGGGAATCGAGGATCTGCAATGAGAATGGGAGGGGATTGGTTGATTCCTTTTGGACGAATTCAATGGCGCGATTTGCCTCTTGTCCGAACTTGGCGGACGGTCCAGTCATCGGGAGGATCGTGGCAACGGCTGGAGGTGGCGGCCACAAATGATTGCGGATGGTGGGCACGAGAGTTTCCTTCACAGCTTGGTAAGTTGGTGGGAAAAATGCGATCACGGCCCAGACTATGGGCGCGACGATGAGCACCATGACAACCGCAATTCGAATGTAGGGCATTGCCTCTTGCAGGATATTAGATAAAAACTGGCCCCGGTCGTGGGATTCCACAATCGGTCTTTTGAGAGGCGGTGAACCGCTGCTCGCGCAACGCGGGTTCGAAGCTTTCAGTATGAACCTGACGCCGGACGAACAAAGCCTTGCCGTTGGCGTCCACGACCTCGCGTTTGGTACGGCGAATCATCACGCGGTTGAGCAAGCTGCGATGAGAGATCATGGCCTCGGGGGAATCGAACAAGTGATTGTCGAGGAGATTGACGAGCGACCAGAACTGGAAATTGTCACCCTGGTGGGGGGTGGCGGAGAGGAAGAGCAAATCACGGGTGTGGCCCTGCAGGGCTTCCATGAGGCGATAGTTCTGGGTGGTCTGCTGTTTTTTGCCGTAACGGATATCGAATTGACCAGCGCGGAGTTTGTCCCAGGGCGAAGCGGCTTTTTCGAGGCGCTGGATGGGGAGCGTCTCGAGGCGCCGCCCCATGCGGCTCTCGAACACAACGTCGGCGACGCAATCGGCGCCCGTTTCGGAGAGACGGAGCACCTCGCCGATGCCCAGTTCGTAGCGGCCGGAAACGCGAACGCGGTCGTCGGGAGAGATTTTGACAGGATTTACAGGATCAACAGGATTATTCATGCTATTTCAGGACAAATTCTCCCCGTAAAGGTAAGTTTCTTGGCCGGCCTCGCAGCCGATAGTCGGATTTGATCCGAACAAGCGCCAGAGGGGGATGCGCTTGCCCGCGTAGCGGGCGAAAAGATGTTTATCCGCGCCCAGCAAGAGCGAGTGACGGATGGGAACATGGATGACGCCAATATTGCTGACTTCGTTGGAGACGGCGCGGAGGCGGCGGCGCATTTCCTGCAAGAACGGCCAGTCACGGCTGTCGTTTACATCTTCAAGCTGTTCCATTTGGGCGAGGAATTCGTCGAGGCCGAAGAGACAGATGCCGGATGAGCGCCGGGTAAACGGAAACGGGTCTTGCTCGAACTGGCGCACGAGGTCGGTGATGCCGAGCCGGACGGGGTTGGGCCTGACCTTGCCGGGTTGTGCGCCGGACCAGTCACACGCTTCTTCGGGTAATACGAGATAGCCTGCCATAAATCAGTGGATTGCTTTCTCCACTGCCGTTTGCGCGAAGAGGTCGCTATAGAACGGCAGCAGTTTATCGGACGCTTTGGACCACCGATTGGGATCTTTCTGTTTCAGATATTCCAATCCAGCACGAATAGGCTCGCGCTGTCCGCGATAGCGTTCAACAAGATGATCCAAGCGCTCGCCGCGCTCGGCGTTCGCCAAAAGCAAATGCAACACATCAACAAGGTTCACACCAAGCGGCACCTGGTCGCGGGGCAGGTCAAGACCGAGGTCCATTGTCCTGGCTGCCTGAGGGGCATCGAGTACCTGTTGCAAAGCATCCAACCTTTCGAGCGGTGTGAGCACTTCGTAGGTCCGTCCGCCTTTCATGCGGCCTTTTCGAACCAACGGCGGTTTGTAGCTGGTAAGGTCGCCCATTTCGAGAATCCCCTGGGTGAACTTTCGAATTGAATCCACAGTAACCTCGCGCACATCGCAAAGGGCGCGAAGCCAGATACGGGTTAGGACATCTACACCGTCCAATTCGGCGGGAAGCGGGCTTTCTTTGGAAATCATCTGCTCCACCATTTCACCGATGTCGATAAGGGCATCACGCATGGGCATGGGTTTGCCCGTCCAGTCAAGCACCACGCCGTAATGGCGGGAGTAGATTTCGAGGCACTTTGTGCATCTGATACACCGGCTTGAAGCCATTGCGCTCGGGCACGACCAGCCGGTTGATCTCGACGATGGGAAAATCTCCTTCGATGGCGCGTTTCATAGGTTACTGCCAAAGGTGGGTCATCTGTTTTGCCAGGTTAGCCGCTCTCTTATGAATAACCTCTGGTGTCCAATCGGTTTCCTTGAGGAGTTCTGTCGTCATTTTGATTTCGGACTTTGAATAGTGCTCTTTGCATTTTTCTTTGAAGGCTTTGTTCTGCGCCTTCGTGTTTATTCGCCTTCCAAGGATAGTGAGATTTCCAACATGCCAAATAAGCGGTTCAAGTTGTTTGCGGGTTGGCCACTCAGCGCCCGCATTCTGGGGAAAGATGTGCTCGACGTTGGCCTTGTCCATTCCAATTTCCTTGGTTTTCGACTGCACGGCATTTGCCAATTCGGTTACAAACCACTTAGCAGCTCCTTCAGGCAATATGAGTTCTTTCCCCTTCTCCTCCACTAGCGCATCAGTCGGATTTATTTTGTTCAAGATGGCCTTGGCAGCCGCAAGACATTTGGCGCTGACGACTTTTGATTCGTGCTTGGAGCGAATTTCACGAGCTGCATTAAAAAATGCGGTTTCCAGACCGGCAGGGTCCTGATTCGTAATAAGCGAATAGCGGACGTAAAGCGCAACAACACATTTTAGCAGCTTTTCAAAATCAGAAGAATTCAGACAGCGGTAGCCAGACAGAAGCAATGGCATCGAGCTAAGGGCACCGTGATGCTTCACCATAGCTTCGAGGTCTCTAATTACCCACTTAGATACCGGCACACTAAGATCGATTAGTTTAACATAATCTTCGCATTCCTCTGTACAGCCTGAAGCAAAAGTCAGACTGTCAATTTTATTGGCGGCCAAATGGTCCTTAATCTCACTGTAAAGGCCACGGGACTTCACGTCGCCAAAACGGGAAATCCAGTAATGACGGAGAAAACGGGAAACATCCCGCTTCCCCATTTGCTGCAGCAGAGCGTTCCACTGTTCACGAACGGCTTTTCTCGCTGCGTCGCCGGCACAGCGTTTAAGTAATAGGTTGGCGACCAAATCAGGCACGGAGAGGCGAAGACCGCGGTCGTTGAGGGTTTCAAAGATGTTGTAGGCTTCTTCCTCCTTATAGACATGAACATCTTCGGGTGAGTTAAGGCGGTGAACGCGATTGATGAGTTGCTCAAACTTGTCAAACGCCCAACTAAATCCAATGAGGATCACATTTTTCCCACGGGACCAGTTGTGCCCTTCGGCACAGGATTCGACGCCGGCCAAAGTGACGGGGTACAGATTCTTGGCGGAGGCGTGTGGGTTGTACTTGGGACCGCCTTGTTTGAATTGGGCGCTGAGCATCCCACGTCTGGTTTGGGAGACGCTGCCGTCCATGCGGAGATGGCGGACGTTGGCTTCTTTCAACAGGCATGAGAGGGTGTTGAGTGGTTCAATAAACGCGGAGCCGACCACCACCTGCTCGCCCCGCCGCAGGATTTGGTTAATCAGGTTAAGCGCACTGGCAATCTTGGGGATGTATCCGGTGTGACTACGGTGTGAGCCCTTACCATTCAACACTGGCACCAGATTCTCGGCATGAGGGGCGGCGGCAGCCATGCGCAGAGCTTGCAGCTTGGCACCTGGAGCGGGCCGCCCGTTTTTATCAAGATAGGAGGCGCGCAAATGGTACTTGTAGGTTTCGGCCTGATGGGTCCCCATGGCGGCACGAATGACATGGCGATGTTTACTCACGATTTGTTCGCCGATGTCGTGCTTGCGTCGTCGCAGAATGATCGGAGCCATCATTTTCCAGAGGCGGTGAACATTGCAGACATTGGGGGTGAGCTTTTTATAGCGGGGGTTCCGGCGTTTCTTGGCGGACAGATTATGTTCGCTAACGAGAAATTCTTCGGCGAAGTCACCACGATCAGCGGAACTGTTGGCATAGGGGAAGCGGGCATGAGCCTCTTCGCGCCCACCGGTCACCCACCAGGCCAGCCGGAAAATGTCGGGCAGGCGATTCTTGATGGGAGTGGCAGTGGAGACCAGGCGATATTTAGGGGTAAGTTGGCGTACGCCCAGCCCGACCAGGGTATTCTCCCCTTTCATGCGGGTGCCTTCGTCCACGGCAACACAGGTGAAGGAGTTAAAGCAGAGGTCATCCCAGCCATAGGGTACAGTGCCCGTCAGTTCAGATTTGCGGCGTTTATGTTCCAGGGTGGTACGAATACGCTCGCGCGTGATGGAGACTTCAATTTGCGCCAAGGCGGCAATGATCTGAATCATGAACATCCCCCATTCTGCCCTTGATCCGCTGCTTGGCGGCCTTGCCCGCCGCGCTGGTGTCGTTCGCTCCCAATCGGTTTCTACCCGCACCGTCCTGCTACTCCTGCGCCTCCGTTTCCACATCGTCACCACCACGCGCGAGGGGGAACGCCATTTACTTGCTGAGGATGCGCTCCTCACCGCTTTTACCGGCGACCCGGACGCCCCGCAATGGCTGCCGGAAGCAGATGCGGAAAAACTCATCGCGGTGAAGCCGGACGCCAGCGTGCCGCCGGACATCGCCATTCACCAACTCGTTTCGGTGACGGATCATTTGCCCACCATGATTCCGGTGCTCGACGCGTTTGCCAGCAAGCGTGGACAAGCGCTTCTCGCAGCGCACCGCCGCGTCCGCAGCGCCGCCGGTGCCAAGGGCAGCTATCGCATTGACCACAGCCCGCCGGACGTGCTCGGCATTTACATCTTCCTCCCCGTTGCCAAGTTATGAAGTGCAATAAGGTCGAACCCACTGCCACCCTCGGCGAACGCGGCTTCACTCTGAGCGTGAAACGCAAAGGTGAGCTATCTGGCGCGGCTCTCGAAACGATCAAGGTGCTCGCCTTCGACTTGGGTGCAATGGTATTGAGCATGGAGGGCGTCGGTCATCACCCGCGATTCCTCATTCACGACGGCCCCCGCGAAGCTGATATGGCGCGCGTCATCTACGAGCGCTTCTTTCTTTATTCTCAAAAGTTGGAGCAGTGTTTTACCGACACAGATCAAGCCAACTTCCAATACATCATTACGACGACAACGCATCCGCCTAAAACCATGCGTGAGGGTAGCAAGTGGTTGCGCATGTCACTAAACACGTCGAAAACAGAGGAGCGCTTCTTGAAGGAGGATTTTTGATTATGCCAACCGTCGTCGCCTTCCTTGATGTGCTCGGTTTTTCAGACTACGCAAAAGAAGATCCTGACGGAGCGGTTCGACTGTTGGGCCACCAAGAATTTATTCTTCGCCTTAAAATCCATGACGGAAAGTTTTATCCACCAAGCAAGTATTCCGATCCATCGCTGGCTGCAACCGCTGAAGCGCATCTCGTTGAGAGCTTCAAACACTTCCTCCCCTTCAGTGATTCGATTTTTATCGTAAGCGAAGACCCGGATAAATTTGCCAAAGTAGAGTAGAGAGGGCGGACGGATTGAAGAGGCCCGCAGGCCAATGACCGTCGC
Proteins encoded in this window:
- a CDS encoding ABC transporter substrate-binding protein, yielding MESHDRGQFLSNILQEAMPYIRIAVVMVLIVAPIVWAVIAFFPPTYQAVKETLVPTIRNHLWPPPPAVATILPMTGPSAKFGQEANRAIEFVQKESTNPLPFSLQILDSQGNPKEFAKLASQIKPQPNVKIAFTAGGATVGSSIFAQASQLPVLDVLSIAPTNLLYHTNLLRFNSRTDTQSSLFAQFARTVLNRTNALCIAYYSTDSAVQFASSIKQLGGAATAQFTSHPFDVIQEVRAVLHDPSRKGVDCVYLDTPVLGDSYIKNLSSETTSKTVLLVPLGLNSVAAFDNTSVITIAPAWQISTNCEELSRFRLSYQKTFAEEPSPAATLTYDALQLITQCWPSMFTNTQHLFALLTAKTNFQSITGFKGFDTNGVAKRDYVVVQYHTNGTRTILPAN
- a CDS encoding DUF1524 domain-containing protein, which gives rise to MIQIIAALAQIEVSITRERIRTTLEHKRRKSELTGTVPYGWDDLCFNSFTCVAVDEGTRMKGENTLVGLGVRQLTPKYRLVSTATPIKNRLPDIFRLAWWVTGGREEAHARFPYANSSADRGDFAEEFLVSEHNLSAKKRRNPRYKKLTPNVCNVHRLWKMMAPIILRRRKHDIGEQIVSKHRHVIRAAMGTHQAETYKYHLRASYLDKNGRPAPGAKLQALRMAAAAPHAENLVPVLNGKGSHRSHTGYIPKIASALNLINQILRRGEQVVVGSAFIEPLNTLSCLLKEANVRHLRMDGSVSQTRRGMLSAQFKQGGPKYNPHASAKNLYPVTLAGVESCAEGHNWSRGKNVILIGFSWAFDKFEQLINRVHRLNSPEDVHVYKEEEAYNIFETLNDRGLRLSVPDLVANLLLKRCAGDAARKAVREQWNALLQQMGKRDVSRFLRHYWISRFGDVKSRGLYSEIKDHLAANKIDSLTFASGCTEECEDYVKLIDLSVPVSKWVIRDLEAMVKHHGALSSMPLLLSGYRCLNSSDFEKLLKCVVALYVRYSLITNQDPAGLETAFFNAAREIRSKHESKVVSAKCLAAAKAILNKINPTDALVEEKGKELILPEGAAKWFVTELANAVQSKTKEIGMDKANVEHIFPQNAGAEWPTRKQLEPLIWHVGNLTILGRRINTKAQNKAFKEKCKEHYSKSEIKMTTELLKETDWTPEVIHKRAANLAKQMTHLWQ